In Methanolacinia paynteri, the following proteins share a genomic window:
- a CDS encoding putative cobaltochelatase, which produces MESSPGRNILPFTAIVGQEKMKTALLLNAVNPKIGGVLIRGDKGTAKSTAVRALAEVLPEITVSLNCPFNCNPDNVKEMCDFCRSKPEKPESYRRKVRVVDLPLGATEDRVAGTIDIEKAIKEGKKVIEPGILADVNRGILYVDEINLLDDHIADILLDSAAMGVNVIEREGISMSHPASFILIGTMNPEEGEIRPQLLDRFGLSVSVEGIEDIDSRIKIVRTAESFEKYPEEFIEEFKDEQEELRRRIDEAAEILSEVEITDDQIRKIAEVCISSGITTHRAEITVMRTAKTICAFNGRRSVENEDLKEAIRLALPHRMRRKPFEEPRLDEDLVNNILDEAAEDDTDSNTDETPGEIDKDDIRNNDIQQTEDETGEDPDKEPRTGSSGKDQPENYSETIFSTGKPVDISNIDYSIRKDRKKRPNVNGNRIESVSNKKKGHYRSFCASEDASDLAFDATLRAAAPFQKHRECGNLAVSLKESDLRKKIRKGKVSAACMFVVDASGSMGAKRRMESTKGAVLSMLNDSYQKRDRIGLVAFRGDKAEVLLPLCSSADLAKKCLDELPTGGRTPLSAGLLKGMEALMQDKKKNGDMIPLLVCISDGRSNYSASGNIKQELLAISEEICKNNIHTVLIDTEDRKNDFLKMQLGYCKMIADNTHGNYYSLDELSGENISAIAAEEISLYGNSPN; this is translated from the coding sequence ATGGAATCTTCACCAGGCCGAAACATCCTCCCGTTTACAGCCATCGTCGGACAGGAAAAAATGAAAACTGCTCTTCTTTTAAACGCAGTCAATCCAAAGATCGGTGGAGTTCTTATCAGAGGGGATAAAGGAACAGCGAAATCGACAGCAGTCAGGGCCCTTGCAGAAGTACTGCCGGAAATCACCGTGTCCTTGAACTGCCCCTTCAACTGCAACCCTGATAATGTTAAAGAGATGTGCGACTTCTGCCGTTCGAAGCCTGAAAAACCCGAATCATACAGGAGAAAAGTCAGGGTCGTCGACCTCCCCCTCGGCGCCACGGAGGACAGGGTCGCGGGAACGATAGATATCGAAAAGGCGATAAAAGAAGGCAAAAAAGTAATAGAACCGGGAATACTTGCGGACGTCAACAGGGGAATACTCTATGTCGACGAGATAAACCTCCTTGATGATCATATCGCTGACATTCTCCTTGATTCGGCTGCAATGGGGGTGAATGTCATTGAAAGGGAGGGAATATCAATGTCACACCCGGCATCGTTCATACTTATCGGCACGATGAACCCGGAGGAGGGTGAGATCCGCCCGCAACTCCTCGACAGGTTCGGGCTCTCGGTGTCAGTCGAGGGAATAGAAGACATAGATTCGAGGATAAAAATTGTAAGAACCGCCGAAAGTTTCGAAAAATACCCTGAAGAATTTATTGAAGAGTTCAAAGATGAGCAGGAAGAGCTTCGAAGAAGAATCGACGAAGCAGCAGAGATCCTTTCCGAAGTTGAAATCACCGACGATCAGATCAGGAAAATTGCAGAGGTATGTATAAGTTCCGGAATAACAACTCACCGTGCCGAAATTACGGTAATGAGGACTGCAAAGACTATCTGTGCTTTTAATGGCCGGAGATCCGTTGAAAACGAAGACCTGAAAGAAGCAATCCGGCTCGCACTCCCCCACAGGATGCGGAGAAAACCTTTCGAAGAGCCCAGGCTTGACGAGGATCTTGTAAATAATATCCTTGATGAAGCCGCCGAAGATGATACGGATTCCAATACCGATGAAACCCCCGGGGAAATCGATAAGGACGACATCCGAAATAATGATATACAACAGACAGAAGATGAAACAGGAGAAGATCCGGACAAAGAACCCCGGACAGGTTCTTCAGGTAAAGATCAACCTGAAAATTATTCCGAAACCATTTTTTCAACAGGAAAGCCCGTAGACATATCAAATATTGATTATTCCATTAGAAAAGACAGGAAGAAGAGACCGAATGTTAACGGAAACAGGATCGAATCGGTATCGAATAAGAAGAAAGGCCATTATAGGAGCTTTTGTGCATCAGAAGATGCATCGGATCTTGCCTTCGATGCAACGTTAAGAGCGGCGGCCCCTTTCCAGAAACATAGAGAATGCGGCAATCTGGCAGTATCGCTTAAGGAATCCGATTTAAGAAAGAAGATAAGAAAAGGAAAGGTATCCGCGGCCTGCATGTTTGTAGTGGATGCAAGCGGATCGATGGGTGCGAAAAGAAGGATGGAGAGCACAAAGGGGGCTGTTCTTTCGATGCTGAACGACTCATATCAAAAGAGAGACAGAATCGGGCTTGTTGCATTCAGGGGCGATAAAGCGGAAGTCCTTCTCCCGTTATGCTCGAGTGCAGACCTTGCAAAAAAGTGCCTCGATGAACTTCCTACAGGAGGAAGGACCCCTCTCTCCGCCGGACTTCTCAAAGGCATGGAGGCATTAATGCAGGACAAAAAGAAAAACGGAGACATGATCCCCCTGCTCGTCTGTATCTCCGACGGAAGATCAAATTATTCTGCCTCGGGGAATATAAAGCAGGAGCTTCTTGCAATATCGGAAGAGATCTGCAAAAACAATATCCACACAGTCCTGATCGATACAGAAGATCGTAAAAACGACTTCCTGAAGATGCAGCTTGGATACTGCAAAATGATTGCGGACAACACGCACGGAAACTATTATTCACTTGATGAACTGAGCGGGGAAAACATTTCGGCCATTGCAGCAGAAGAAATTAGTTTATATGGTAATTCTCCGAATTGA
- a CDS encoding ABC transporter ATP-binding protein, translating into MVAVKVDDLSFSYGQKEVFSGISFEAEEGKILGLVGPNGCGKTTLIKCIDGILNPEGTVEIFGTDSKTLDRIDIAKKIAYVPQSVPEGLSSYVYETILMGRRPYLNWNIRPEDEEKVYSAMKLLGIEDFAFRKTKELSGGERQRVMIARAIVQETPVVLMDEPTSSLDIKHQMEVMENMRFLTKEKNTAVIVSLHDLNLAAGYCDQMVMLKKGKIHSRGRPEEILTGDTIRSVYEVEASVNRENERPYIIPLRPAEK; encoded by the coding sequence ATGGTAGCAGTAAAAGTAGATGATCTCTCCTTCTCATACGGGCAGAAGGAAGTCTTTTCAGGGATCTCTTTCGAAGCGGAAGAAGGAAAAATCCTTGGTCTCGTCGGCCCGAACGGGTGCGGGAAGACTACCCTCATCAAATGCATCGACGGCATACTGAACCCGGAAGGGACCGTCGAGATCTTCGGAACAGATTCGAAGACACTCGACAGGATAGATATTGCGAAAAAGATCGCATATGTTCCACAGAGTGTCCCGGAAGGACTCTCGTCCTATGTCTACGAGACTATCCTGATGGGAAGGCGGCCGTACCTCAACTGGAATATCAGGCCGGAGGACGAGGAGAAAGTCTATTCAGCGATGAAACTCCTTGGAATCGAGGATTTTGCATTCAGGAAGACGAAAGAGCTTTCCGGGGGAGAGAGGCAGCGTGTAATGATCGCCCGTGCGATTGTACAGGAAACTCCGGTCGTCCTCATGGACGAGCCGACAAGCAGCCTGGATATAAAGCACCAGATGGAAGTCATGGAGAATATGCGGTTTCTTACGAAAGAAAAGAACACTGCCGTTATCGTCTCACTGCACGACCTGAACCTTGCCGCCGGTTACTGCGACCAGATGGTCATGCTGAAAAAAGGAAAGATCCACAGCCGCGGCCGCCCTGAAGAAATCCTGACAGGGGATACCATAAGAAGCGTTTACGAAGTAGAAGCGTCCGTCAACAGGGAAAACGAGCGGCCATATATAATCCCGCTGCGGCCGGCGGAAAAATAA
- a CDS encoding FecCD family ABC transporter permease — protein MAIDSNEFRAQCQKIRAKKQAFFIGIIILLILLTGIGITLGTAEISIVQSYQALFSGLSERLSQFFLGAGHGSQSMTEIVVWDIRLHRVLFAIAAGFGLAIAGTIMQGILRNPLASPFTLGISSAASCGASVAIILFGGFALLSGSITIMLLAFIFSMLAAFGIYLMARHKGLSSSSMILAGIALMYLFSAITSLLQYFGSSDQAASVVYWMFGSLDDTTWLKLGIVCLVLLIIVPYLLVKAWDLNALSEGSEIAKSVGVPVEREMTIFMFTASLITAVIISFTGTIGFIGLVAPHIARMVTGSDNRILIPASGLMGAAILLGADCLSRAIIYPAVIPVGIMTAFLGVPFFLYLFLRRDDTGW, from the coding sequence ATGGCAATCGACTCTAACGAATTCAGGGCACAATGCCAAAAGATCAGGGCTAAGAAGCAGGCCTTCTTCATTGGCATTATCATTCTTTTGATACTATTAACAGGCATAGGAATAACTCTCGGCACCGCCGAGATCTCAATTGTTCAATCCTACCAGGCCCTCTTCTCCGGACTCTCAGAACGACTAAGCCAGTTCTTCCTTGGAGCTGGGCACGGTTCACAGTCCATGACGGAGATAGTAGTCTGGGACATAAGGCTTCACAGGGTCCTGTTCGCAATCGCCGCAGGATTCGGGCTTGCAATTGCAGGAACGATAATGCAGGGAATATTGAGAAATCCACTTGCAAGCCCGTTCACTCTCGGAATATCGTCGGCAGCATCATGCGGTGCATCTGTCGCCATAATACTGTTCGGAGGATTCGCACTCCTTTCAGGAAGCATCACGATAATGCTCCTCGCCTTTATATTCTCGATGCTCGCCGCATTCGGGATCTACCTTATGGCCAGGCACAAAGGGCTGTCTTCTTCGTCGATGATACTCGCCGGAATCGCACTGATGTACCTGTTTTCAGCGATAACCTCGCTACTGCAGTACTTCGGATCGTCCGACCAGGCAGCCTCGGTAGTCTACTGGATGTTCGGATCGCTCGACGATACGACATGGCTCAAACTCGGAATCGTTTGTCTCGTCCTACTGATCATAGTCCCATATCTGCTGGTGAAAGCATGGGATTTAAACGCCCTCTCCGAGGGATCTGAGATCGCAAAATCGGTTGGTGTGCCTGTCGAACGCGAGATGACGATCTTCATGTTCACGGCATCCCTCATAACCGCGGTCATCATATCGTTCACGGGGACCATAGGGTTCATAGGGCTCGTCGCCCCCCACATCGCGAGGATGGTCACCGGCAGCGACAACAGGATACTGATCCCTGCATCGGGGCTGATGGGAGCTGCGATTCTGCTCGGTGCGGACTGCCTGAGCCGGGCGATAATCTATCCCGCCGTAATTCCGGTAGGAATAATGACAGCATTCCTTGGGGTTCCGTTCTTCCTGTACCTTTTCCTTAGGAGGGATGATACGGGATGGTAG
- a CDS encoding type IV pilin, translating to MTPFKKNPDAVSPVVGVMLMLTLVIILAAVISGFAGGIAGSSNSGSLIEITAQTKIINSGNNDTSRFEIDIISVNDPVSTKDLKLKTSWKSYDDAGNLVLHENSSMPGTKNFNYIKSGVSPIGAGPGLPQWDGTYENISTNMSFGNYAIMAGTKMVAYPSTYYLNGEYTDNQYTDCMQAILGEGWNNLSSGDVVNVMLIHVPSGRIIYDEDVNVNLT from the coding sequence ATGACTCCATTTAAAAAAAATCCCGATGCTGTATCTCCGGTGGTCGGGGTAATGCTCATGCTGACACTTGTTATTATTCTTGCCGCAGTAATTAGCGGGTTCGCCGGCGGGATTGCGGGTTCTTCTAATTCCGGTTCCCTTATCGAGATTACAGCACAGACAAAGATCATTAATTCGGGTAATAACGATACAAGCAGGTTCGAGATTGACATTATATCAGTGAATGATCCTGTAAGTACAAAGGATCTTAAGCTCAAGACGTCATGGAAGTCGTATGACGATGCCGGTAATTTAGTGTTGCATGAAAATTCTTCGATGCCAGGAACCAAGAATTTTAACTATATTAAATCGGGAGTGTCCCCAATCGGAGCAGGTCCGGGTCTCCCTCAATGGGACGGGACTTATGAAAATATCAGCACCAATATGAGCTTTGGAAATTATGCAATTATGGCCGGAACGAAAATGGTTGCATATCCTTCAACCTACTATTTGAATGGTGAATACACGGATAATCAATATACAGACTGTATGCAGGCTATACTCGGAGAAGGGTGGAATAACCTCAGCTCAGGAGATGTTGTCAACGTTATGTTGATCCATGTCCCTTCGGGCCGGATAATATATGATGAAGATGTCAATGTAAATTTAACGTAA
- the cobN gene encoding cobaltochelatase subunit CobN, giving the protein MVKFTVVSWGSEISVIRHAAKRIGFEVSDWNVYDLKENSELVSECISSFMDSDFVLIHPSHDSYWDDIIEGFPEELPVVSYGFSDMFWSASTVPLEIVSAVSAYFLYGGLENIYNMLAFCASKILNLDYHYAEPMPTRWEGIYHPDIPFVLDSAGQYFDYRGVISEYNVGILFPRIQWICGDLRAINSFIRRIEQFANAICVFCFSNGDDELGTLSSEECIRKYMPEKLDALVDLRSFVQSRDRESYIGHLKKIGIPVFHPLTMYHDSVEEWRRSEFGMTGSETGWTVALPEFQGLTEMIPFSFAEKESVSGVETSLHVPNEERIDKIAKRIERWIRLSKKNNSEKKIVFILHNKPCASVEGTVGSGANLDTLESLSGILKEMKNAGYNVEPPESGEALINEIMSRKAVSEFRWTSVEEIVQKGGALHIVKANDYREWFSTLPEKVQKEVSECWGNPPGEEIDGVPPAMLYKGDIVVTGVSFGNVIVCVQPKRGCSGPRCDGKACKILHDANTPPTHQYLATYHYLDETFGADAIVHVGTHGNLEFLPGKGVGLSDSCYPDIAIGNMPHLYIYNSDNPPEGTTAKRRSYATIIDHMQTVMTTSELYGNLKELEEQIAEYKRAVVSDKARAHALTHTIEDLLEETGISYSINLKGLKYIEAGFDEIIEAAHKVVTETYETKIPKGMHIFGKNPEGEDRVEMIYSILSYDGALNDLVSTISGSGSSEQEIEKLRKEEIFSKEIISTVISGGNPWETIKSRVKKDLPKEQAENADAIFSQIMEINRRIEDSDETGALLHGLDGRYIEPGPSGLVTRGNPEIMPTGRNFYSLDPNKVPTKAAWRIGNRLADEVLAKYLRENDKYPENIAFYWVSTDIMWGDGEVFSQMLKLIGAEPVWKAGKVKSFRIIPLEELQRPRIDITVKIGGIMRDNFFNCIEFLDEVIKAVAELDEPPEANYLRKHSLENNSSDRIFGNRPGTYGNGVNLAIYASAWKDEGDIADVFLEWNSYAYGKENFGTPAKENMTAQLKSVNLTFNVAMTDEYDLLGCCCYFGAHGGLTIAARTVSQHNIPVYYGDTRSRDTVEVRTIADEIRRVVRTKLLNPKWIDGMKKHGYKGAEDISKRITHVYGWEATTGEVDDSIFDSIAETFVLNEENRKFFSEKNPWALEEIGRRLLEANARDLWDADPDLIDRLKEAYLDIEGDMEDKRGEAQGDIQGGSIDVFTLKEISGSRHKSI; this is encoded by the coding sequence ATGGTTAAATTTACCGTGGTTTCATGGGGAAGCGAAATATCGGTTATCAGGCATGCGGCAAAAAGGATCGGGTTCGAAGTATCCGACTGGAACGTCTACGATTTAAAAGAGAACAGCGAACTGGTTTCGGAATGCATCAGTTCATTTATGGACTCCGATTTCGTTCTTATCCACCCGTCGCACGATTCATACTGGGATGATATAATAGAAGGATTCCCCGAGGAGCTTCCGGTTGTATCATACGGTTTTTCGGATATGTTCTGGTCGGCATCCACCGTTCCCCTAGAGATCGTCTCCGCTGTCAGTGCATATTTCCTCTACGGCGGACTTGAGAATATCTACAACATGCTTGCGTTCTGTGCATCGAAGATCCTCAACCTCGATTATCATTATGCCGAACCCATGCCTACGAGGTGGGAGGGGATCTACCACCCTGACATCCCTTTCGTCCTCGACAGCGCCGGACAATACTTCGACTACAGGGGAGTCATATCCGAATATAACGTAGGCATCCTGTTTCCGAGGATACAGTGGATATGCGGAGATTTAAGAGCGATTAACAGTTTCATACGGAGAATAGAGCAGTTTGCAAACGCAATCTGCGTCTTCTGCTTCTCAAACGGCGACGACGAACTCGGGACACTTTCAAGCGAGGAATGCATCAGGAAGTACATGCCTGAAAAACTCGACGCACTTGTTGATCTCAGGTCGTTCGTCCAGAGCAGAGACCGTGAATCATATATCGGACACCTTAAGAAGATTGGAATTCCCGTCTTCCATCCTCTTACAATGTACCATGACTCCGTTGAAGAATGGAGAAGATCGGAATTCGGGATGACCGGATCTGAAACAGGATGGACCGTCGCCCTCCCCGAATTCCAGGGCCTGACAGAGATGATCCCGTTCTCTTTTGCAGAAAAGGAATCCGTTTCGGGTGTCGAGACAAGCCTGCACGTCCCCAACGAAGAGAGGATCGATAAGATCGCAAAAAGGATTGAAAGATGGATCAGGCTCTCGAAGAAGAATAATTCAGAAAAAAAGATTGTATTCATACTTCACAACAAACCCTGTGCATCCGTCGAGGGAACGGTCGGTTCGGGTGCAAATCTCGACACCCTTGAGAGTCTCTCCGGCATTCTGAAAGAAATGAAGAATGCGGGATATAATGTCGAACCACCCGAATCGGGAGAGGCGCTCATAAACGAGATCATGTCCAGAAAGGCGGTTTCCGAGTTCCGGTGGACGTCAGTTGAAGAGATCGTGCAAAAAGGCGGCGCTCTTCATATCGTAAAAGCCAACGACTACAGGGAGTGGTTCTCGACTCTTCCTGAAAAGGTCCAAAAGGAGGTCTCCGAATGCTGGGGAAATCCGCCGGGAGAAGAGATCGACGGTGTTCCCCCGGCAATGCTCTACAAAGGAGATATTGTCGTGACAGGAGTCTCCTTCGGAAACGTCATCGTCTGCGTTCAGCCGAAGAGAGGATGTTCGGGCCCGAGATGCGACGGCAAGGCCTGTAAAATACTACATGACGCAAACACCCCGCCGACGCACCAGTACCTTGCGACATATCATTATCTTGATGAAACGTTCGGAGCAGACGCGATCGTTCATGTCGGAACCCACGGCAACCTCGAGTTCCTGCCCGGAAAAGGCGTCGGTCTTTCGGACTCCTGTTACCCTGACATCGCCATAGGGAACATGCCGCACCTGTACATATACAACTCGGACAATCCTCCCGAAGGAACGACTGCAAAGAGGCGTTCGTATGCTACAATAATCGATCATATGCAGACCGTTATGACGACATCCGAACTATACGGGAATTTAAAAGAGCTCGAGGAGCAGATCGCCGAATATAAACGGGCAGTCGTCTCCGATAAAGCCCGGGCCCATGCACTGACGCACACCATAGAGGACCTGCTTGAAGAGACCGGGATTTCATACTCGATAAACCTCAAGGGCCTGAAGTACATCGAAGCAGGGTTCGACGAGATAATAGAGGCCGCACACAAGGTTGTAACCGAGACATACGAGACCAAAATCCCGAAGGGAATGCACATATTCGGGAAGAACCCGGAAGGGGAGGATCGGGTTGAGATGATATACTCGATCCTCTCGTACGACGGTGCCTTAAATGACCTCGTATCCACGATATCAGGCAGTGGTTCCAGTGAGCAGGAAATCGAAAAATTAAGGAAAGAAGAGATCTTTTCGAAAGAGATCATCAGCACTGTAATCTCCGGCGGCAATCCTTGGGAAACAATAAAATCCCGGGTGAAAAAGGATTTGCCAAAGGAGCAGGCCGAAAACGCAGATGCAATATTCTCGCAGATCATGGAAATCAACAGGAGAATAGAAGACTCGGACGAAACAGGCGCCCTTCTGCACGGACTTGACGGCAGATACATCGAACCCGGTCCTTCAGGACTTGTCACCCGCGGAAATCCCGAGATCATGCCCACCGGCAGAAACTTTTATTCGCTCGACCCGAACAAGGTTCCGACAAAGGCCGCATGGAGAATAGGGAATCGGCTTGCGGATGAAGTCCTGGCCAAGTACCTCCGTGAAAATGACAAATATCCCGAGAACATCGCATTTTACTGGGTATCGACCGATATCATGTGGGGAGACGGCGAGGTCTTCTCCCAGATGCTGAAACTGATAGGTGCAGAGCCGGTATGGAAAGCCGGGAAGGTGAAATCCTTCAGGATTATCCCACTCGAAGAGCTCCAAAGGCCGAGGATCGATATTACCGTTAAAATCGGAGGCATAATGAGGGACAACTTCTTCAACTGCATCGAATTCCTGGATGAGGTGATAAAAGCAGTTGCAGAACTTGACGAGCCTCCCGAAGCAAACTACCTGAGAAAGCATTCCCTTGAAAACAACTCGTCCGACAGAATATTCGGGAACCGGCCCGGAACATACGGAAACGGAGTCAATCTTGCGATCTATGCCTCTGCGTGGAAGGATGAAGGTGATATCGCCGACGTATTCCTCGAATGGAACAGTTACGCCTACGGGAAAGAGAACTTCGGGACTCCGGCAAAAGAAAACATGACCGCCCAGCTGAAATCCGTGAATCTCACTTTCAACGTCGCAATGACAGACGAATACGATCTCCTCGGATGCTGCTGCTATTTCGGTGCTCACGGAGGCCTCACGATTGCGGCACGAACCGTAAGCCAACATAATATTCCCGTATATTACGGGGATACAAGGAGCCGCGACACTGTCGAGGTCAGGACCATTGCAGACGAGATCAGAAGGGTTGTAAGGACAAAGCTTCTCAACCCGAAATGGATCGACGGGATGAAAAAGCACGGCTACAAGGGTGCGGAGGACATCTCGAAGAGGATAACCCATGTCTACGGGTGGGAGGCAACGACAGGAGAGGTCGACGATTCGATCTTCGACAGCATCGCGGAAACCTTCGTCCTTAACGAGGAAAACAGGAAATTCTTCTCAGAAAAGAACCCCTGGGCGCTTGAAGAGATAGGAAGACGGCTTCTGGAAGCGAATGCCAGAGATCTATGGGATGCAGACCCCGACCTGATAGACAGGCTCAAAGAGGCCTACCTTGATATCGAGGGAGACATGGAAGACAAGAGGGGTGAGGCACAGGGGGACATCCAGGGCGGATCGATAGATGTATTCACGCTGAAGGAGATTTCAGGAAGCAGGCATAAGAGTATTTAG